In Toxotes jaculatrix isolate fToxJac2 chromosome 12, fToxJac2.pri, whole genome shotgun sequence, the following are encoded in one genomic region:
- the LOC121191042 gene encoding neuronal tyrosine-phosphorylated phosphoinositide-3-kinase adapter 1 has translation MSSGSAQDVAVEHFLRDIERRSKRLHCAVIGCEEERPRSDMNLLYRKSRLDWRQRDQEGSKKSSSQNDPSATVGKVRDLASFRRHFRMGFMTMPASQDLSPHSCASAMAPRSQSCHAVGAGDTSLENGDYSDTQSQHGGRCPPAKPKRHPSTRLSSSSADSRGPPETPPPPPPTHSQAKHSEKKNAMKKSDSGDIGAKKVPPLKPKRSPSTQLSFDPLPPRVPPPAASLLFQAADSQIQTGDGEDEPVYIEMVGQVFTRDSQTATPHPVTPVATTPDSDSDQSEAIYEEMKYPLQEDRESQRHLPPKHEKLKTSKHFQVTPSSSSSSSSLPRPSSSSPSYSKPKATVSISHSSPLPSSASSTPVPQVLSTSPHTPRAPTPYLLQGSKSEPEANTKIPAPFPNLLQHRPPLLAFPQPAAASSGVGVQNKASASVKMGTQTSSITTQASTSSSTSSNVPVSLSGSKELSGGSAAQQDKHSREAQLGPAPGLRARSHSTPLPPSSKSTSPFSHHHHHPHHRPSHYHHYRKPERGDSPAPTKSSSQTSNQATVQTQTSSTGKEGKSVSFLLKSDKGERDKDRDKDRDKDRDRDRDRDRERDRGRDRDRERDKEKDKDRDRDRDKDRDRERERDRDREGGPHSLQMDSATTSSSQTSQSTSSTPTPLSSSQRPHSRPHLRSHTPHGLPAYKPPSSDSPLLWTYPSGGFRRPPAYESLRGSSQTPSLQQPSSLTGVCEGVSKSNGGSASLQSKAGFMPWDSSASLTADEGSYWPMQRKLSFSHGSRETEKDEGRAWNGSADALLRMDKEDLGMGSRGGHSGIPVHFSGATSRALGHSESLAGVDSSLGFRAVPRVGLPLPCQTFPACRNGEVGRLGRSSSAAGVRQVGGGDVQRQSSLPAREALNQLHGLAQPQVPCSPSSPSVSRQQQQLQLHQQQLQLKQQLQQLQQQHHLQLQFQQLAQLAQGQPPISGGTTPSTTQTQRDGKLLEVIERKRCLCKEIKAHRRPDKSLCKQDSMPILPSWRRTPEPRKTGTPPCQRPQAVVWDTAI, from the exons ATGAGCTCTGGCTCAGCCCAGGATGTGGCAGTCGAGCATTTCCTGCGTGACATAGAGAGGCGAAGCAAGCGGCTACACTGCGCTGTGATAGGCTGCGAGGAGGAGCGACCCCGCAGCGACATGAACCTGCTGTATCGTAAGAGCCGTTTGGACTGGAGGCAGAGGGACCAAGAGGGAAGTAAAAAGAG CTCTAGCCAAAACGACCCCTCAGCTACTGTTGGCAAAGTCAGAGACTTGGCTTCTTTCCGGCGGCACTTCCGGATGGGTTTCATGACCATGCCGGCCTCCCAGGACCTGTCTCCTCACTCCTGTGCCTCTGCTATGGCGCCACGCTCGCAGTCCTGCCACGCTGTCGGTGCCGGGGATACCAGTCTAGAGAACGGAGATTACTCTGACACCCAGTCCCAACATGGCGGCCGATGCCCCCCAGCCAAACCCAAACGCCACCCAAGCACTCGCCTCAGCTCCTCGTCCGCTGATAGCAGAGGACCTCCTGAGACGCCGCCACCACCTCCGCCCACTCACTCACAAGCCAAACactcagagaagaaaaatg CTATGAAGAAATCTGACTCTGGGGATATTGGAGCTAAGAAGGTGCCTCCTTTAAAGCCTAAGAGAAGTCCCAGCACCCAGCTTTCCTTTGACCCTCTTCCTCCACGTGTGCCTCCTCCTGCCGCATCCCTGCTTTTCCAGGCAGCAGACTCTCAGATTCAGACAGGAGACGGGGAAGATGAGCCAGTCTATATAGAGATGGTGGGCCAAGTGTTCACCAGGGACAGCCAGACGGCCACCCCCCACCCTGTCACCCCTGTGGCCACCACACCGGACTCTGACTCAGACCAGAGTGAGGCCATCTATGAGGAGATGAAATACCCTCTGCAAGAGGACAGAGAGTCCCAGAGACACCTCCCTCCCAAACATGAGAAACTGAAAACCTCTAAACACTTCCAAGTCaccccttcctcctccagcagctcttcttctttgccgcgcccctcctcttcttctccctcctacTCCAAACCTAAAGCTACGGTGTCGATCTCTCATTCGTCTCCTCTGCCCTCCTCCGCATCCTCCACCCCTGTCCCCCAGGTCCTCTCCACCAGTCCACACACCCCACGTGCTCCTACTCCCTACCTGCTGCAAGGGAGTAAATCCGAGCCTGAGGCCAACACGAAGATCCCAGCCCCTTTCCCCAATCTCCTACAGCACCGGCCCCCGCTGCTTGCCTTccctcagcctgcagcagcCTCCAGCGGGGTTGGGGTGCAAAACAAGGCGTCTGCTTCTGTTAAAATGGGAACTCAAACATCCAGCATTACAACTCAAGCCAGCACCTCCTCCTCAACCTCTTCTAATGTTCCTGTATCCCTGTCAGGCTCCAAGGAGTTAtcaggaggcagtgcagcccagcaggacaaacacagcagagaggccCAGTTAGGCCCAGCTCCTGGACTGAGAGCCAGGAGTCACTCCACGCCCCTGCCACCCTCCTCCAAATCCACCTCCCCTTTctcccatcaccaccaccaccctcaccATCGGCCCTCGCACTACCATCACTATCGCAAGCCGGAGAGAGGAGACTCTCCTGCTCCAACCAAGAGCAGCTCTCAGACTTCGAACCAGGCCACAGTCCAGACCCAAACCTCAAGTACGGGCAAGGAAGGGAAGTCTGTTAGCTTCCTTTTGAAGTCCGATAAAGGAGAGAGGGACAAGGACAGGGACAAAGACAGGGACAAGGATAGGGACCGGGACCGGGACCGAGACCGAGAGAGGGATAGGGGTAGAGACAGGGAtagggagagagacaaagagaaagacaaggacagagacagagatagggataaggacagggacagagaaagagaaagggatcGGGATAGGGAAGGAGGGCCACACTCCTTACAGATGGACAGTGCTACCACCAGTAGCAGCcaaacatctcaaagcaccaGCTCAACCCCTACGCCATTATCCTCATCCCAGCGTCCTCATTCTCGCCCACATCTCCGCTCTCACACTCCACACGGCCTGCCAGCGTATAAGCCTCCCTCCTCAGACAGCCCCCTGCTGTGGACCTACCCCTCTGGTGGCTTCCGGAGACCGCCGGCTTACGAGAGCCTAAGAGGAAGCTCTCAGACGCCGTCTCTGCAACAGCCCTCAAGTCTTACTGGTGTCTGTGAGGGGGTGTCCAAGAGCAATGGAGGGTCTGCATCCCTCCAGTCAAAAGCTGGCTTCATGCCCTGGGACAGCAGTGCCAGCTTAACTGCAGATGAGGGGTCTTACTGGCCTATGCAGAGGAAATTGTCCTTCAGCCAtgggagcagagagacagaga AGGATGAAGGGCGTGCATGGAATGGCAGTGCTGATGCCCTGCTAAGGATGGATAAAGAGGATCTGGGGATGGGGTCTCGAGGAGGCCACTCAGGCATCCCAGTCCACTTTAGCGGCGCCACCAGCAGGGCCCTTGGTCACAGTGAGTCCTTGGCCGGTGTAGATAGCAGCCTGGGATTCAGAGCCGTACCCAGAGTAGGGCTCCCTCTTCCCTGCCAGACTTTCCCTGCCTGTCGGAATGGAG AAGTGGGGCGGCTGGGccgctcctcctctgctgctggagtgAGACAGGTGGGTGGAGGAGACGTCCAGAGACAGAGCAGTCTACCAGCACGAGAAGCCCTGAATCAG CTGCATGGTCTGGCCCAGCCTCAGGTGCCCTGCAGTCCCAGCAGCCCCAGCGTGTctcggcagcagcagcagcttcagcttcaccagcagcagctgcagttaaagcagcagctccagcagcttcagcaacagcaCCACCTGCAGTTGCAATTCCAGCAGCTTGCCCAGCTGGCACAGGGACAGCCTCCCATCAGCGGAGGCACCACCCCTTCCACAACGCAGACCCAGAGAGATGGCAAGCTGCTGGAAGTCATTGAGCGTAAACGCTGCCTGTGCAAAGAGATCAAGGCCCACAGGCGCCCTGACAAAAGCCTTTGCAAGCAGGACAGCATGCCCATCCTCCCTAGCTGGAGACGGACACCTGAGCCTCGTAAGACTGGCACGCCACCCTGCCAGAGGCCGCAAGCCGTTGTGTGGGACACGGCTATCTGA